A region of Paenibacillus thiaminolyticus DNA encodes the following proteins:
- a CDS encoding type II secretion system F family protein: protein MMPPWMWASGSAVLLLVFLLVNHSNQRHYGTLLAGLNPRTKTFRWLAAPLRWLERVQPALDTIPALSPVRQALMQIHGPAHSHTMYRVLLAELALYLYAGICGSLLLPALTDGSVTNLVGGLLVAVVLPLAKVKDTLHRAERKKQDLQLELPELISKLTLLVQAGETVQKALAICIERKREEWCHPLYAELARMQKDVHNGYSFAQAMEQFAKRCSLQEVSMFVTAVLINQRRGGDTFVLAMQDVGRQLWEKRKAVARRRGEEASTKLVFPMMLMFLVILAVVGAPALLMMK, encoded by the coding sequence ATGATGCCGCCGTGGATGTGGGCTTCCGGCTCCGCCGTTCTCCTGCTCGTGTTCCTGCTGGTGAATCATAGCAATCAGCGGCACTACGGGACGCTGCTGGCCGGATTGAACCCCCGGACGAAGACGTTCCGCTGGCTGGCGGCGCCGCTTCGTTGGCTGGAGAGGGTTCAGCCCGCTCTCGATACGATTCCGGCTCTCTCCCCGGTTCGCCAAGCGCTCATGCAAATCCATGGCCCTGCGCACAGCCATACGATGTACCGGGTGCTGCTGGCTGAGCTGGCGTTATACCTGTACGCGGGAATCTGCGGGTCATTGCTGCTTCCGGCGCTGACGGACGGCAGCGTGACGAATCTGGTTGGCGGCCTGCTGGTTGCCGTCGTTCTGCCGCTGGCGAAGGTGAAGGATACGCTGCACCGGGCTGAGAGGAAGAAGCAGGATCTCCAGCTGGAGCTGCCGGAGCTGATCAGTAAGCTGACCTTGCTTGTGCAGGCGGGCGAGACGGTACAGAAGGCGCTGGCCATCTGCATCGAGCGCAAGCGGGAGGAATGGTGCCACCCGCTCTACGCCGAGCTTGCCAGAATGCAGAAGGATGTGCATAACGGCTACTCGTTCGCCCAGGCGATGGAGCAGTTCGCGAAGCGATGCTCATTGCAGGAGGTATCGATGTTCGTCACGGCAGTGCTGATCAATCAGCGCCGGGGCGGAGATACGTTCGTGTTGGCGATGCAGGATGTCGGCCGGCAGCTGTGGGAGAAGCGCAAGGCGGTGGCCCGCCGGAGAGGGGAGGAGGCGTCGACGAAGCTCGTCTTCCCGATGATGCTGATGTTCCTGGTCATCTTGGCCGTCGTGGGCGCTCCCGCTCTGCTCATGATGAAGTAA
- a CDS encoding type II secretion system F family protein, producing the protein MGKQPEAADRRLPQYSEYMLSRREKAAALSAGAAVMAAVGYLFYHHWLGMLLLAAAGLRYTRIRRHTLLARKRARLAQQFKQALYSLSSSLSAGRSMENAFREAIADLKLLYPGTEVEMERELRIIAMRLENGEPIEQAVIDLSRRAAQEDISNFADVLVTCKRTGGDLIEVVRRTSSVIGEKMDIKQEIDVLVAQKRLEMKVMMAAPFLFLAFLNLASPDFMAALYEGVGRVIATVALLLLLLGAWLIHKLMDIRV; encoded by the coding sequence ATGGGGAAGCAGCCCGAGGCGGCTGACAGGCGGCTGCCGCAATACAGCGAGTATATGCTGAGCCGCAGGGAGAAGGCGGCGGCCCTGAGTGCCGGAGCCGCTGTCATGGCCGCTGTCGGGTACTTGTTCTATCATCACTGGTTGGGGATGCTCCTGCTTGCTGCCGCCGGACTGCGCTATACCCGCATTCGCCGGCACACGCTGCTCGCGCGCAAGCGGGCCCGGCTCGCGCAGCAATTCAAGCAAGCTCTCTATTCCTTATCATCATCGCTCTCAGCCGGGCGTTCCATGGAGAACGCGTTCCGCGAAGCGATAGCCGATCTGAAGCTGCTCTACCCGGGAACCGAGGTGGAGATGGAGCGGGAGCTGCGAATTATTGCGATGCGGCTGGAGAATGGAGAGCCAATTGAACAGGCGGTCATAGATTTGAGCCGCCGGGCGGCACAGGAGGATATTTCGAATTTTGCCGATGTGCTGGTCACTTGCAAACGGACGGGGGGTGATTTGATCGAGGTCGTGCGCAGAACGTCTTCCGTCATTGGCGAGAAGATGGATATTAAGCAGGAGATTGACGTTCTCGTCGCTCAGAAGCGGCTGGAGATGAAAGTGATGATGGCGGCTCCATTTCTGTTTTTGGCCTTTCTTAATCTGGCTTCCCCGGATTTCATGGCAGCACTGTATGAAGGAGTTGGCCGCGTTATCGCAACGGTGGCGCTGTTGCTCTTGCTGCTTGGTGCGTGGTTGATTCACAAGCTGATGGATATCCGTGTTTAG
- a CDS encoding CpaF family protein, with amino-acid sequence MKDSTAVTSVPEAMEEAYAWTRQRVRDSLEWGDPIPDEALMARIEQTLFSSSQAGLFTAEALEQIVKRVYYSFRGLDALQPLVDDPDITEIMINSHQECFIERKGRIERLEIGFEDEEKLEDVIQAVVSQVNRVVNESSPIVDARLPDGSRVHVVLPPIALKGPTVTIRKFPAEPMKMGDLIRVGALSEQAAVLLQTLVAAKFNIFISGGTGSGKTTFLNALSQYIPPQERVITIEDAAELQIRTVPNLVSLETRNANTEGKGAVTIRDLIRASLRMRPDRIIVGEVRGAEALDMLQAMNTGHDGSLSTGHSNGPADMISRLETMVLSGANLPVEVIRRQIASAIDIIVHLARLRNGARKVMEISEIIGLQDGEVLLGPLFRFEESGTEEGQVAGRLAAQHMLRDRHKLAMAGLRLPEDKEVHADGEAARGG; translated from the coding sequence ATGAAGGATAGCACAGCAGTTACTTCCGTTCCGGAAGCGATGGAGGAAGCGTATGCCTGGACCCGGCAGCGCGTTCGGGACAGCCTGGAATGGGGAGACCCCATTCCAGACGAAGCGCTCATGGCGCGGATTGAGCAGACATTATTCTCCAGCTCCCAGGCAGGGCTGTTCACGGCGGAAGCCTTGGAGCAGATCGTCAAGCGGGTCTATTATTCGTTCCGCGGCCTGGACGCCCTTCAGCCGCTGGTCGACGATCCGGACATTACGGAGATTATGATCAACAGCCATCAGGAATGCTTCATTGAGCGGAAGGGGCGGATCGAGCGGCTGGAGATCGGCTTTGAGGATGAGGAGAAGCTGGAGGATGTTATCCAGGCCGTCGTGTCCCAGGTGAACCGGGTCGTCAACGAATCATCCCCGATCGTGGATGCCCGGCTGCCGGACGGCTCACGGGTGCATGTGGTTCTGCCGCCGATCGCCCTGAAGGGCCCGACGGTTACGATTCGCAAATTCCCGGCAGAGCCGATGAAGATGGGCGATCTTATCCGTGTGGGCGCGCTGAGCGAGCAGGCCGCGGTGCTCCTGCAGACGCTGGTCGCAGCCAAGTTCAATATTTTCATCAGCGGGGGGACCGGCTCGGGCAAGACGACATTTCTCAATGCATTGTCGCAGTACATTCCTCCCCAGGAACGGGTCATTACGATCGAGGATGCGGCCGAGCTTCAGATTCGCACTGTTCCGAATCTGGTGTCACTGGAGACGCGCAATGCCAATACGGAGGGAAAGGGAGCCGTCACGATTCGGGATCTGATCCGGGCCTCGCTGCGGATGCGGCCTGACCGCATCATCGTCGGGGAAGTCCGGGGGGCGGAGGCGCTGGATATGCTCCAGGCGATGAACACAGGGCATGACGGCTCCTTGTCCACCGGCCACAGCAACGGGCCCGCGGATATGATCAGCCGTCTGGAGACGATGGTGCTGAGCGGCGCGAATCTTCCCGTCGAGGTCATTCGGCGGCAGATAGCCTCAGCCATCGATATCATCGTGCATTTGGCCCGTCTTCGCAACGGAGCGCGCAAGGTGATGGAGATTTCAGAGATTATCGGCCTGCAGGACGGGGAGGTGCTCCTCGGGCCGCTGTTCCGGTTCGAGGAATCCGGTACAGAAGAAGGCCAAGTGGCCGGTCGCCTGGCCGCGCAGCATATGCTTCGGGACAGGCATAAGCTGGCGATGGCAGGACTGCGGCTGCCGGAGGACAAGGAGGTGCATGCCGATGGGGAAGCAGCCCGAGGCGGCTGA
- a CDS encoding ParA family protein, protein MKAWNIVVAHTQKRVLDAWTEYWRQSDYAEQLHLRMFTQADTLRRYLGLKPGIHMVVADPEVLQEMSEEEMDGILITVLSAEGRIDAFPLAHAVEIPYQPLPQLFQSLIERCRTEYEGAAFGMESHSCMLLGISSLGGGAGKTAAALHLARHAAAKGKRVLLLNVDPVQEYALLDARPEPAAIAPLAQLLYYLRKDQAGESLPLESYLLGVPDLEGADIFAPADWIKEWEGIDGLLMRKLLRLLRQSGRHDLIIAEGGFNQPAFAALWEEADRIVWLLQDDLPHLHKTELLFRQWERSGDAAVRNRIRRLALLVNRYMGMMANRWMYRDAPITGYLPYIPSWKQMHRIDQWLQSAIYQSAVAEWADRQLLHRLASGYEVS, encoded by the coding sequence ATGAAGGCTTGGAATATTGTCGTTGCCCATACGCAGAAGCGAGTGCTGGATGCATGGACGGAATATTGGAGGCAGTCCGATTATGCGGAACAGCTTCACCTCCGGATGTTCACGCAGGCGGACACGCTGCGCCGTTACCTGGGATTGAAGCCGGGCATCCATATGGTGGTGGCCGACCCTGAAGTGCTGCAGGAGATGAGCGAGGAGGAGATGGATGGAATCCTGATTACGGTATTATCAGCGGAGGGGCGGATCGATGCATTTCCGTTGGCCCACGCGGTAGAGATTCCGTATCAGCCCTTACCGCAGCTGTTCCAATCCTTGATCGAGCGCTGCAGGACGGAATACGAAGGCGCTGCCTTCGGGATGGAGAGTCACTCCTGCATGCTGCTCGGCATCAGCTCGCTGGGAGGCGGTGCAGGCAAGACGGCGGCAGCCCTTCATCTCGCCCGCCATGCTGCAGCGAAGGGGAAGCGCGTCCTGCTGCTGAATGTTGACCCGGTGCAGGAGTATGCGCTTCTGGATGCTCGTCCAGAGCCGGCGGCGATCGCTCCGTTGGCGCAGCTTCTGTACTACCTGCGCAAGGATCAGGCGGGAGAGTCTCTGCCGCTGGAATCGTATCTTCTAGGTGTTCCTGATCTCGAAGGCGCGGATATTTTCGCCCCGGCCGATTGGATCAAGGAATGGGAGGGCATTGATGGGCTGCTCATGCGGAAGCTGCTTCGGCTTCTTCGTCAGAGCGGCCGGCACGACCTCATTATTGCGGAGGGAGGGTTCAACCAACCGGCATTCGCTGCCTTGTGGGAAGAGGCGGATCGAATCGTCTGGCTGCTGCAGGATGATTTGCCGCATTTGCATAAGACGGAGCTTCTGTTCCGGCAATGGGAACGCTCCGGCGATGCGGCGGTCCGCAATCGGATTCGCAGACTTGCCCTGCTCGTGAACCGATATATGGGCATGATGGCGAACCGCTGGATGTACCGCGATGCGCCCATTACCGGATATTTGCCGTATATTCCGAGCTGGAAGCAGATGCACCGCATCGATCAGTGGCTGCAGTCCGCCATCTATCAATCTGCCGTCGCAGAGTGGGCCGATCGGCAGCTTCTGCACAGGCTGGCGTCCGGATATGAGGTCTCATGA
- a CDS encoding methyl-accepting chemotaxis protein, producing MNSVKETVRMVSSSVFKNPTRSVGAKLFLVFVINICIFVFVVGMFAYSVAKNAIEDRSAESSYQTMIQASQKLDLQLTQFNNMTMQIMFDPNLKTQVAKLKGLKDGTYDMIQGIDSISKTLQTYSMSNDQIENIYLIPKEKTDLVIAAMGVRRGLDKVWDSDWFQEAKSSSGQSIWVSTQMGGLSDAAEPTFGIARPMRDLNSGEANFIIYLEIKQRTLKNSLRDIHIGDGSSIQILNSNGQYIHAPNDELLTQAAAEWLQPVKEEGQKSLSGSSIVSSDQDGKMMLVYDQIKVNGWTLVGAVPVTELTKDASTILMVTFLSMGGALLLAIIIGGLVVQWVATPIVKLLKLMNEGAQGNLAVRSDVKTKDEIGQLSAGFNTMMEQITSLVQSTEASARSVLDTATSLSEASRSTATSAKEIAVATEEIAKGATSLAVEAERGHDLTHNMASHMQHVVDANEQMDTSAQAVAESSELGASNMTSLLTRTESTGDMMRSLAERIKQLSESTQSIRKVLEMIHNMTKQTNILSLNATIEAARAGAAGKGFMVVADEIRNLADQSRQSIDVVGQITERIETEITETVAALSAAFPIFQKQAEAVQETDAIFGTVQQQMGGMIEHLGNVTGSINRLNEAQSILVEAMSNVSAVAEEASATSEEVASLSTEQLNISNRLVELSQELEEVSSNLKDTLSQFKY from the coding sequence GTGAATTCAGTGAAGGAGACCGTTCGGATGGTCTCTTCCTCCGTGTTCAAAAATCCGACTCGCTCGGTCGGGGCGAAGCTGTTCCTGGTCTTTGTTATCAACATTTGCATTTTCGTATTCGTCGTCGGGATGTTCGCTTATTCGGTAGCGAAGAATGCGATCGAGGATCGCTCGGCGGAATCCAGCTATCAGACAATGATTCAAGCATCCCAGAAGCTGGACCTGCAGCTGACGCAGTTCAACAATATGACGATGCAGATTATGTTCGATCCGAACTTGAAGACCCAAGTGGCGAAGCTGAAAGGGCTCAAAGATGGCACTTATGATATGATCCAGGGGATTGACAGCATTTCGAAGACGCTGCAGACCTATAGCATGAGCAATGATCAGATCGAGAACATATACTTGATTCCGAAGGAGAAGACCGATCTGGTCATCGCCGCCATGGGCGTTCGCCGCGGTCTGGACAAGGTGTGGGATTCCGACTGGTTCCAGGAGGCGAAGAGCAGCAGCGGACAATCGATATGGGTCAGCACGCAAATGGGCGGGTTGAGCGATGCTGCGGAGCCGACATTCGGGATTGCGAGACCGATGCGGGATCTGAACTCGGGCGAGGCGAACTTTATTATTTATTTGGAAATCAAGCAGCGCACGCTGAAAAATTCGTTGCGGGACATTCATATCGGTGACGGATCCAGTATTCAAATTTTGAATTCGAACGGGCAATATATCCACGCTCCGAACGACGAGCTGCTGACTCAAGCTGCTGCCGAATGGCTTCAGCCGGTCAAGGAAGAAGGGCAGAAGAGCCTGAGCGGAAGCTCCATTGTGTCTTCCGATCAGGATGGCAAGATGATGCTTGTCTATGATCAGATCAAAGTGAATGGCTGGACGCTTGTCGGTGCCGTGCCGGTGACGGAGCTGACCAAGGACGCTAGTACGATTCTCATGGTTACCTTCTTGTCCATGGGTGGAGCCTTGCTGCTCGCGATTATTATTGGCGGACTGGTCGTTCAGTGGGTGGCAACGCCGATAGTGAAGCTGCTCAAGCTGATGAATGAAGGGGCGCAAGGAAATCTGGCCGTTCGGTCCGACGTCAAGACCAAAGATGAAATCGGGCAGTTGTCTGCCGGCTTCAATACGATGATGGAGCAGATTACGTCGCTCGTTCAGAGCACCGAGGCGAGCGCGCGTTCCGTATTGGACACGGCGACTTCCCTGTCGGAAGCTTCCCGTTCGACGGCTACCTCGGCCAAAGAGATTGCCGTGGCGACCGAAGAGATCGCCAAGGGAGCGACCTCGCTGGCTGTCGAGGCCGAGCGCGGGCATGATTTGACCCATAACATGGCTTCTCATATGCAGCATGTGGTCGATGCGAATGAGCAAATGGATACATCTGCCCAAGCGGTTGCCGAATCCAGCGAATTGGGCGCATCCAACATGACCTCGCTCCTGACCAGAACGGAATCGACGGGAGATATGATGCGTTCGCTGGCAGAACGGATCAAGCAATTAAGCGAGAGCACGCAGTCGATTCGCAAAGTATTGGAAATGATTCATAACATGACCAAGCAGACGAATATTCTGTCTTTGAACGCGACCATCGAAGCGGCGCGAGCGGGAGCCGCCGGCAAAGGCTTCATGGTGGTAGCCGACGAGATACGGAATCTCGCCGATCAATCGCGCCAATCGATCGATGTCGTCGGGCAGATTACGGAGCGGATTGAGACGGAGATTACCGAGACGGTAGCAGCGCTGTCTGCCGCGTTCCCGATATTCCAGAAGCAAGCCGAAGCGGTGCAAGAGACGGATGCCATTTTCGGCACGGTTCAACAGCAGATGGGCGGCATGATCGAGCATCTTGGCAATGTAACCGGTTCGATCAACCGCCTGAACGAGGCGCAATCGATTCTCGTCGAAGCGATGAGCAACGTAAGCGCCGTTGCCGAAGAGGCTTCGGCTACTTCGGAAGAGGTAGCGTCGCTTAGCACCGAGCAGTTGAACATCTCCAACCGCTTGGTCGAGCTGTCTCAGGAGCTGGAGGAGGTATCCTCCAACCTGAAGGACACGCTCTCTCAGTTCAAGTATTAA
- a CDS encoding potassium/proton antiporter: protein MWTTDTIIFLLGILLLTGVVSAKFSNRFNLPSLVLFIAVGMIMNRFIYFDNTKLTQLFGIMALIVILFEGGMQTRWKQMRPVVGAAVSLATFGVVVTALVFGLCAAYILDISWKEGLLIGAIVGSTDAAAVFAVMGSQRVRRKLSSTLEAESGTNDPMALFLTVSFIEWIQVPDANLFSMFLSFLWEMGFGLVFGLGVGWLAIQIVNRIHLDTSGLYPVLSIGLAIVTYSGAAMLHGSGFLAVYVMALVLGNADLQYRFTISRFNEGFAWMMQILMFILLGLLVFPGELVEVMWQAILLSLILMLIARPLGVAVSLLFGRFSLREQTLIAWAGLKGAVPIVLATYPMIAGLEQGQLFFNVIFFIVLTSALVQGATISPLARRLGLAGDPSAGISQGLELVSVGKTNLDMVKKSIEPGTCVENCTLQQLELPEDTLITAIVRGEEMLAPRGHTRLQAGDVAYMLVAKKNLDTVRSMFTEPVREACCSDRKREADAEVP, encoded by the coding sequence TTGTGGACGACCGACACCATTATATTTTTGCTCGGCATTTTGCTGCTGACCGGAGTCGTCAGTGCCAAGTTTTCGAATCGTTTTAATCTTCCTTCGCTCGTGCTGTTCATTGCCGTCGGCATGATTATGAACCGGTTCATCTACTTCGACAACACGAAGCTGACGCAGTTATTCGGAATCATGGCGCTGATTGTAATTCTGTTCGAAGGCGGGATGCAGACAAGATGGAAGCAAATGCGGCCCGTTGTCGGCGCAGCCGTCTCGCTTGCTACGTTCGGCGTAGTCGTCACAGCCTTGGTGTTCGGCTTGTGCGCGGCCTATATTCTCGATATTTCCTGGAAGGAAGGCCTGCTCATCGGCGCTATCGTCGGTTCCACTGACGCGGCGGCCGTGTTCGCGGTCATGGGTAGCCAACGGGTGAGGCGCAAGCTGTCCTCGACATTGGAGGCGGAATCGGGTACGAACGATCCGATGGCGTTGTTCCTCACTGTGTCATTCATTGAATGGATTCAAGTGCCGGATGCGAATCTGTTTTCTATGTTCCTGTCGTTCCTGTGGGAAATGGGGTTCGGACTTGTATTCGGGCTGGGCGTCGGCTGGCTGGCGATTCAGATCGTTAACCGCATCCATCTGGACACCTCCGGACTGTATCCGGTATTGTCGATCGGACTTGCCATCGTGACGTACAGCGGAGCCGCGATGCTGCATGGCAGCGGGTTCCTGGCCGTCTACGTCATGGCGCTGGTGCTGGGCAACGCCGATTTGCAATACCGCTTCACGATTAGCCGCTTCAATGAAGGATTCGCCTGGATGATGCAGATTTTGATGTTCATTTTGCTAGGGCTTCTCGTCTTTCCCGGGGAACTGGTTGAAGTGATGTGGCAGGCCATCCTATTGTCGTTGATTTTGATGCTGATCGCCCGTCCGCTAGGGGTAGCGGTGAGCTTGCTGTTCGGGCGCTTCTCGCTCCGCGAGCAGACGCTTATTGCCTGGGCGGGATTGAAGGGCGCCGTGCCCATTGTTCTCGCCACCTACCCGATGATTGCGGGGCTGGAGCAAGGGCAATTATTTTTCAATGTCATCTTCTTTATCGTCCTCACCTCGGCGTTGGTGCAGGGAGCGACCATCTCGCCTCTGGCGAGGAGGCTGGGGTTAGCCGGAGACCCGTCTGCGGGAATATCGCAAGGGCTTGAATTGGTATCGGTCGGGAAGACGAATCTGGATATGGTCAAAAAGTCAATCGAACCGGGAACCTGTGTCGAGAATTGCACGCTGCAGCAGCTGGAACTACCGGAAGATACGCTGATTACCGCCATTGTGCGCGGGGAGGAAATGCTTGCCCCCCGGGGGCATACCCGCTTGCAGGCCGGCGATGTCGCTTATATGCTCGTGGCCAAAAAAAATCTGGATACGGTGCGCAGCATGTTCACCGAGCCGGTCAGGGAGGCATGCTGCTCCGACCGGAAGCGGGAAGCGGACGCAGAGGTACCATAG